GATGTTGTTTTACCACCAAGTCGAATTGTTACTAAACCAAAAGGGCCAACTGTAGTGTATGACGTGGACATTGTATCCATGTATTCGTACAACGGGTCCATGTGGGTTTCGTACTATGATGCCTTCACCACTGCCGCGAAGATAGGGTTTGCTCAGGCCCTTGGGCTTCGTGGATACTTCTTTTGGGCCCTCAGTTTTGATAGCGACTGGAAGATTTCGGCCCAAGGTAAATTGACCCACTTTTCCTTGATAAATTGAAATCCTGACGTTGCATTAATCTTAATTTAGTTTCCAAATCAAATTCTTAACGACGAATGTTTTAAAACTGCAGCTTCAAAGTCATGGATTATTGACGAATGAGAAGATAAAAGGATCGAATTCCCTACCAGAAACTCGCAGCTGTTTTGTGTTTAAAATGTAAAGCATCAATTTAGCGAGTGTTTAGATTATTGAAATGAACCTTAATTGTTTTATTTGTAGTATGAATCTAAGTAGATTGGAGATTTGTTATTTTACTTGATCAAGAGCCACATTcaatttatattttgaaaaatgttcatCTCAATCAATCCACATAATCTCAGAGGGCAATATGTGCGCCTCCTAAcacccaagtttaaattccccTTCCCGTACATTATAGTTTCAAATATCACAAATTACATAATACAAGCACAACGTTTGGACCAATCGGCCAGTGAAAAACAGACCTCCCCAAAACAAATTGCAACCTCATTATTGTATAATTAGACTCTCGCAAAATTTCCTCATCACAAAACTGCAGCATTTCTCATCTCTCCAAACCACCTCCCAAATGAAATTTGAAACGAAAACAAAACCCCTCGAGCATAAATGGTTTGGTAGTAGAACCGATTGGCGGAATTCTTGACAAGCCATGAAATAGACCAAACCGAACGAAGTCAATTATCATTGTAGAACTAAAACATTCTTCTTGGAAAATAAGGGATGCAATTTAAGTTAATCCTATTTTAGACATTTTAGACAGATGATTTATCTCTAGAAGCCAAGCTAACCTATTTTGATTAGTCTATGCTTTAGATTGGGTGCCGAACGGTAGATTTTTCTACCATAAAATTGATAGTATATTTCTTTATCTTTATCTTCCTCATCACGTGATCTGTAATATCTAAAATATACTATATGAAATCGTCAAAAAATTAAGTTACCTAACCCAATCCTACCAAATATAAAGACTTTTTGTTAGGGTAAAATTGGCTATTCCTAAACAAAACGCCTGAGTCTGTAATGTCATGTTTTTTGTTGTAATTATTTTAGTCTAAGTTTGT
Above is a window of Malus sylvestris chromosome 15, drMalSylv7.2, whole genome shotgun sequence DNA encoding:
- the LOC126606033 gene encoding class V chitinase CHIT5b-like — encoded protein: MDQGRDTPGEIGYGLGPLRPVVGAPKPEKSRLWSHRYWARPRSRDVVLPPSRIVTKPKGPTVVYDVDIVSMYSYNGSMWVSYYDAFTTAAKIGFAQALGLRGYFFWALSFDSDWKISAQASKSWIIDE